The following are encoded together in the Gadus chalcogrammus isolate NIFS_2021 chromosome 2, NIFS_Gcha_1.0, whole genome shotgun sequence genome:
- the tcf20 gene encoding transcription factor 20 isoform X1 produces the protein MQHFSNSPVPPSLPPGFSGRSGGGPTYPPQPADPHISPRMAEDYTAMQQASLHRGHPHPSQASHMLAYSGRARGVGDSPAPQANLHGSAGNSGGNPYRKEAMDYYFSMGGKERHRRGGVMGYGAGFGYPGVDGHIPQQYRHAASGSAQSPGMMSPYPVDYGATAGSGGEAGAFSPSHQYSLSQNPASMQLRQQGQGYQSAHHGQQHRNYPQASHRMNPQYPHYSPQGGTPSGSSGMYSPPPQRYHDGTGTAVFDPKVNSSAGVAASSNSASSASAAPNNVTHMENVQQSYHASPYPGYSPQSHTLHKQAPLQHHSSQHGRAAGYDPAVKMQQQGPSNASLYAKHHQASNPNIPHTVSQEIAKSPMHSNAQQNPINQNFSPVSNPSPAASAVQSPNCSSSPSPLMGVPEAHGNPAGHPPAQPIAPPRGGHGQGRVLQTVPQLSPTPNSNSSISSCGSSGGHKPPGVNAAMASGHSSNSRSRMGAGMGDRSREDGSAIYSSPLEKMQDAGLNSLNALTSQVANLPNTVQHMLLTDTVFSQKKGKDGGQMQQQQQAHAIPQMQQRSRNASAASSTSTVREGSGGVGGDGSEAGADEDSLVMSERGPSVAKVEREEQYSEGEHRRARQMSGASSGSEPAGFCPPSHSLNQSQAGKASHDKTMIHSEPMTKQTGFSEMKPNEARIPSASPSVCPPPAEPGQHYSTAPVSRTHTSLCDDPPPKQNCRPEPPHGDNRYGHRKMMEVKKEVIKSESGAVVKTRDKGDNQMQGKGEVNLLQDGRDKENRFNSGSSGHSNERDGPQKMSEEQQNASSVGVIVSSRPEGGHPDKTKGLQDPSAEEKGPRHYVRDPSSRNGEEGVDLTVYSAHHQLHQKPNFGRSQNHPQLAPHKYSYPEPQYGPEASLKSRGRSGPGGAMEAVSRYPGQQQPQSAYGPNHSKDLVEASLKRTEGAGPRVHEDNAQLQQFPSLLQEVLQGYNLDRRYGRAEQAFPPHLQLQQQFQTRHGFSMTGMTEAALHSTQMANSGKPQQLNHKQGPASTDAHSKIPPNGERAKGGMSQGHFPQAIESVPPPTKHINLADYSLPQKKTLSTMTHPSSAVQELLLQETEPLTGSSHQTETQKSSATLLTLSSERRSVICDVSPNRRSTPEREERERDKGPGGSSVIQEPFPSVSGANDLSKKDPGVKPVVKMEMALKDRCPSAANMQPDRHASGSAKEGGSKHVHPVDSYRRGHVDMSPMPPHPGATPNPLSPPSRHQAYGHGFDLTSGHASGFPGYRYGDTREGGMMQRGNPHFPSHHPYHNLSPQAQLSNPQSTTKHQMYPHPCGPTHPPQDISEWVAAMNRPSKEMMMMQSGTSPGRHKLPSQSEQRVRMVPQTDGMSNEPLTKTTLPHQSPYYDIKMWEASHGGREGAVLMEGDPYYRTAPPTAVPPPSVSVVPHGVLPLASSSNLVEPDVTRGATEEPKPARSLSASSSIKPFTEGHSAQLQGPRPAKVGGSGDTNPLMLRRRVRSFISPIPAKRQLQEARAALNSHHSPGAQSESSHNNEDDSSSSDIVCPRLSSPISGENAYSQSMSPSGGKSKPLTPRKGRGLKLEAIVQKITPNVQKPMGLDGESNHYPGYSHPELASFSDSQSQDHYPRVVGGDDGYLDEGHSLNDLTFRGVDDAGPLPPIAYPCEPHQTSQGLKQTDFDFGLGAAVVSASGDKEDFTLLGPLPPPPPLPRPVQGSPPPSSSALSDIQHFTNTYQQLETRRGEQSAANLLRQKLQESGIGFEDYPGRDYYATTPPHHSQTPGLLLSRPQHHMSSGRSSLSPQDCKMSDSSVPKGYFPSGKKKGRPVGSVNKQKRAQGQSQNTSPGHNSMQGGPLTPSATSLAALPSLPPPPGQTCSSMSASPPPPLVERPTTPPLAPPVLTQVVKVDVESEDIHPEVEVKLLRRRRRGVKEEGGVAEVRGRQRRRRRVGAGAAPMPQEDRETSPCTAGPPDPSRKGPSFPHIHVEKKVPEVGAVCTIVNANDEEKLKGERSSVGGKTGLESLLASAFSTQLSRREREAEQRESDEAESSLPAVKALPSSGYVVSGPVITETNHSGRLLCCLCQKWANYKHLGDLYGPYYPAEYATRLPKNQPQVRQGQATAAANRTGPSSDNNSNVSNSLQDSAPQDCPIPRPPESDYAISLLRHATSPHLAVSGFSPAGADEMMMMYLSGKLSSSCSSGASKTPSLSWDMHLDTRPIPELKREPDLEVELLPNPQPPPPEEAQQRPQHRKLTSHPRFKRRHKSTEDSPRMVPSNSKASLPFQPPPPALDSLGPLAQLAQLPQMPMDPEELWFHEGCMAWTSGVYLVNGRLYGLQEALDGARETNCSYCEAVGSTLGCYTKGCTLRYHYLCAMEADCTLNEDNFSLRCPKHKVKIESSYRVVGQPSRSSWNSQREVDTNEEEETPGSGDWKDGEQEDEYEDDDEDEEQQQDEENF, from the exons ATGCAACACTTTTCAAACAGCCCAGTACCTCCTTCTCTGCCTCCTGGCTTCAGCGGGAGGAGCGGTGGAGGCCCTACTTACCCTCCTCAACCAGCAGATCCCCACATCTCCCCCCGCATGGCGGAGGATTACACGGCCATGCAGCAGGCAAGCCTCCATCGAGGACACCCCCACCCAAGCCAAGCCTCCCACATGCTGGCATACAGCGGCCGTGCCAGGGGGGTCGGAGACTCTCCTGCCCCCCAGGCTAACCTCCACGGCAGCGCAGGCAACAGCGGCGGCAATCCCTACCGCAAGGAAGCCATGGATTACTATTTCTCAATGGGTGGCAAGGAACGACATAGGAGGGGCGGGGTTATGGGCTACGGGGCGGGGTTTGGCTACCCTGGCGTTGATGGACATATACCTCAGCAGTACCGCCACGCCGCATCAGGCTCGGCACAGTCACCTGGCATGATGTCGCCGTACCCGGTGGACTATGGTGCCACGGCTGGCTCTGGGGGCGAGGCAGGAGCATTCTCTCCCTCGCATCAGTACAGTTTGAGCCAGAACCCTGCCTCCATGCAGCTCCGCCAGCAAGGACAGGGATACCAGTCTGCACACCATGGGCAGCAGCATAGGAACTATCCCCAAGCCTCGCACCGAATGAACCCACAGTATCCGCACTACTCCCCGCAGGGAGGCACTCCTTCGGGCTCATCGGGAATGTATAGCCCCCCTCCTCAACGCTACCATGACGGAACTGGTACCGCTGTGTTCGATCCCAAAGTCAACAGCTCTGCAGGTGTTGCCGCCAGCTCCAACTCGGCCAGTTCAGCGTCTGCAGCCCCTAACAACGTTACACACATGGAGAACGTGCAGCAGAGTTACCATGCCTCCCCCTACCCCGGCTACTCCCCACAGAGTCACACCCTCCACAAGCAAGCCCCTCTGCAACACCACAGTTCCCAGCATGGCCGCGCTGCTGGCTATGACCCTGCGGTCAAGATGCAGCAACAGGGCCCGTCCAATGCCTCGCTGTACGCTAAACATCACCAGGCCTCCAACCCCAATATACCTCACACAGTGTCGCAAGAAATCGCCAAATCCCCAATGCACTCCAATGCTCAGCAGAATCCAATCAACCAAAACTTCAGCCCTGTGTCCAATCCGTCTCCAGCAGCCTCTGCAGTGCAGTCCCCCAACTGTAGCTCATCCCCTTCCCCTCTGATGGGTGTCCCGGAGGCCCATGGTAACCCTGCAGGACATCCTCCAGCCCAACCTATTGCACCCCCCCGTGGAGGCCATGGCCAGGGAAGGGTATTGCAGACCGTGCCTCAGCTCAGCCCAACGCCCAACTCcaacagcagcatcagcagctgcGGTAGCAGTGGCGGCCACAAGCCTCCGGGCGTGAATGCAGCGATGGCGAGTGGGCACTCGTCGAATAGTCGCAGCCGAATGGGCGCAGGCATGGGAGATAGATCGCGTGAAGATGGCTCCGCGATATACTCATCTCCACTCGAGAAAATGCAAGACGCTGGCCTTAACAGTCTGAATGCCTTGACTTCCCAAGTAGCCAACTTACCGAACACCGTGCAACACATGCTGCTCACCGACACTGTGTTTTCCCAAAAGAAGGGCAAAGATGGCGGAcagatgcagcagcagcagcaggcgcatGCCATTCCCCAAATGCAACAACGGAGTCGTAATGCGAGTGCGGCGTCAAGCACCAGCACGGTCAGAGAAGGTAGTGGCGGGGTTGGGGGTGATGGTTCTGAGGCCGGAGCTGACGAAGACTCCCTGGTAATGTCAGAGCGGGGGCCATCGGTCGCCAAGGTTGAGCGAGAGGAGCAGTACTCTGAAGGAGAACACCGACGAGCCAGGCAGATGAGTGGCGCAAGCAGTGGTTCTGAACCTGCAGGCTTCTGCCCGCCTTCTCACAGTCTTAACCAATCGCAGGCAGGCAAGGCGTCCCATGATAAAACAATGATACACTCCGAGCCAATGACGAAACAAACAGGGTTCTCTGAGATGAAACCAAACGAAGCCCGCATTCCCTCTGCGTCTCCGTCTGTATGCCCCCCACCAGCTGAGCCCGGACAACACTATTCCACTGCTCCAGTTTCTCGAACCCACACTTCTCTTTGCGATGATCCTCCTCCCAAACAAAACTGTCGACCAGAGCCACCACATGGAGATAACCGATATGGCCACAGGAAGATGATGGAAGTTAAAAAGGAAGTCATTAAGAGTGAGAGTGGAGCTGTGGTTAAAACGAGAGACAAAGGTGACAATCAAATGCAAGGCAAAGGTGAAGTCAACCTCCTGCAGGATGGTCGCGACAAGGAAAACAGATTTAATAGCGGCTCCAGTGGACACAGTAATGAGCGTGATGGACCACAGAAGATGTCTGAGGAGCAACAAAATGCCAGCAGTGTGGGCGTCATTGTTTCGTCTCGGCCTGAAGGAGGTCACCCAGACAAGACCAAGGGTCTTCAGGACCCTAGCGCCGAAGAGAAAGGTCCCCGGCACTACGTTAGAGACCCTAGCAGTCGCAATGGGGAGGAAGGTGTTGATTTAACTGTTTACTCTGctcaccaccaactccaccagaAGCCAAATTTTGGACGTTCTCAAAATCACCCACAATTGGCCCCGCACAAATATAGCTACCCTGAGCCACAATACGGCCCTGAAGCTTCATTGAAAAGCAGGGGTAGGAGCGGGCCAGGGGGAGCCATGGAGGCTGTCTCCAGATACCcagggcagcagcagccccagtcTGCGTACGGCCCTAATCATTCTAAAGACCTAGTAGAGGCATCGTTAAAGAGGACTGAAGGTGCAGGGCCAAGAGTCCATGAGGATAACGCTCAGTTGCAGCAGTTTCCAAGCCTTTTGCAAGAGGTCCTTCAAGGATATAATTTAGACAGACGTTATGGGCGTGCCGAACAAGCATTTCCTCCACATCTCCAGTTGCAGCAGCAGTTTCAAACCAGACATGGCTTTAGCATGACCGGAATGACCGAGGCCGCACTACATTCCACCCAAATGGCAAATTCTGGAAAGCCCCAACAGTTGAACCACAAGCAAGGGCCAGCTTCTACAGATGCCCATTCCAAGATTCCGCCAAATGGTGAAAGAGCTAAAGGGGGTATGTCCCAGGGTCATTTCCCTCAGGCTATCGAGTCTGTGCCTCCTCCAACCAAACACATCAACCTGGCAGACTATTCATTGCCACAGAAGAAGACCTTATCTACCATGACCCACCCCTCATCTGCAGTACAAGAGCTCCTTCTGCAAGAAACAGAGCCACTAACGGGTAGCTCTCACCAAACTGAGACCCAAAAGTCTTCCGCTACTCTGTTAACGCTGTCCTCCGAACGCCGCTCGGTGATCTGTGATGTTTCGCCAAACCGTCGCAGCACTCCTGAacgggaagagagggagagggacaaggGTCCGGGTGGATCCTCTGTGATTCAAGAGCCGTTTCCCTCAGTGTCAGGGGCCAATGACTTGAGCAAAAAGGATCCAGGGGTAAAACCTGTGGTAAAGATGGAAATGGCATTGAAGGACAGGTGCCCCAGTGCTGCTAATATGCAGCCGGATCGCCATGCCAGTGGATCGGCTAAAGAGGGCGGTTCCAAGCATGTTCATCCTGTTGATTCCTACAGACGAGGTCATGTGGACATGAGCCCCATGCCTCCACATCCTGGCGCCACCCCAAACCCGTTATCTCCACCCTCCAGGCACCAGGCCTATGGCCATGGGTTTGACCTGACCAGTGGCCACGCCAGCGGGTTTCCTGGATATCGCTATGGTGATACGAGGGAAGGCGGCATGATGCAACGAGGAAACCCCCACTTCCCATCCCATCATCCTTACCATAACCTATCCCCCCAGGCCCAACTCTCAAACCCACAGTCCACCACCAAGCATCAGATGTACCCTCACCCCTGTGGCCCTACCCACCCACCCCAGGACATCAGCGAATGGGTAGCAGCGATGAACAGGCCGTCcaaggagatgatgatgatgcagtcCGGAACCTCCCCAGGAAGGCATAAACTTCCTAGCCAATCGGAACAAAGAGTGCGGATGGTCCCTCAGACGGACGGAATGAGCAATGAACCTCTAACCAAAACAACTCTCCCACACCAGAGCCCTTACTACGACATCAAGATGTGGGAGGCATCACACGGGGGCAGAGAAGGTGCGGTATTAATGGAGGGTGACCCCTACTACAGAACAGCTCCCCCTACTGcagttcctcctccctctgtttctgtcGTACCCCATGGGGTCCTTCCTCTGGCATCTAGTTCAAACCTTGTGGAACCTGATGTCACTAGAGGAGCCACAGAGGAACCGAAACCAGCTCGTTCTTTGTCAGCATCCAGCTCCATCAAACCCTTCACCGAGGGCCACTCCGCTCAACTACAGGGGCCGCGACCAGCTAAAGTCGGTGGATCCGGGGATACGAACCCGTTGATGTTGAGGCGGAGAGTGCGGTCCTTCATCTCTCCCATCCCCGCCAAAAGACAGCTGCAGGAGGCCAGGGCAGCCCTCAACTCCCACCATTCCCCCGGGGCCCAGTCTGAGTCAAGCCACAACAATGAAGATGACTCGTCAAGTTCAGACATAGTTTGTCCCCGCCTGTCGTCCCCTATTTCTGGTGAGAATGCCTACTCTCAGTCAATGTCTCCCTCCGGTGGAAAGAGTAAGCCTCTGACTCCTAGGAAAGGGCGCGGTCTGAAACTGGAGGCCATTGTGCAGAAGATAACTCCAAATGTTCAGAAGCCAATGGGACTGGACGGCGAGTCTAACCATTACCCAGGCTATTCTCATCCAGAGCTGGCTTCGTTCAGTGACTCACAGAGCCAAGACCATTACCCAAGAGTTGTAGGTGGTGACGACGGTTACCTTGATGAAGGTCACTCTCTAAATGACCTGACCTTCAGAGGAGTGGACGACGCAGGGCCACTGCCCCCCATCGCTTACCCCTGTGAGCCTCACCAGACCTCCCAGGGTCTCAAACAAACAGACTTTGACTTCGGTTTAGGGGCTGCGGTGGTTTCGGCCTCCGGTGACAAGGAGGACTTCACCCTGCTGGGtcctctaccccctcctccgcctctccctCGTCCGGTCCAgggctcccctcctccttcctcatcGGCACTGTCAGACATCCAACATTTCACCAACACCTACCAGCAGCTGGAGACCCGCCGGGGAGAACAGTCTGCGGCCAACCTCCTCAGACAGAAGCTTCAAGAAAGCGGGATTGGATTTGAAGACTATCCTGGCAGGGACTACTATGCAACCACCCCACCACACCACAGCCAGACCCCGGGACTCCTGCTGAGCCGACCACAACACCACATGTCCTCCGGGAGGTCCAGCCTGTCACCACAGGACTGCAAGATGTCAGACAGTTCTGTGCCGAAAGGCTATTTCCCATCAGGCAAAAAGAAGGGCAGACCTGTGGGAAGCGTCAACAAGCAGAAGCGTGCCCAGGGCCAGAGCCAGAACACATCCCCGGGTCACAACAGCATGCAAGGGGGTCCCCTTACGCCCTCGGCTACCTCTCTAgctgccctcccctccctcccccccccaccgggaCAGACCTGCAGCAGCATGtccgcctcccctcctccccctctggtaGAACGGCCAACCACCCCGCCCCTGGCACCGCCCGTGCTGACCCAGGTGGTGAAGGTGGATGTAGAGAGTGAGGACATCCAtccggaggtggaggtgaagctcCTCAGACGAAGACGAAGAGGGGTGAAGGAAGAGGGTGGTGTGGCGGAGGTCAGGGGTCgccagaggaggaggcggagagtgGGAGCGGGAGCAGCCCCCATGCCTCAAGAAGACCGCGAGACCTCGCCGTGCACTGCGGGCCCGCCGGACCCCAGCAGGAAGGGTCCGTCGTTTCCCCACATCCATGTCGAGAAGAAGGTGCCTGAGGTGGGGGCGGTATGCACCATCGTCAACGCCAATGATGAAGAGAAGTTGAAGGGGGAGCGTAGTTCTGTTGGAGGAAAGACTGGTTTGGAATCTCTGCTGGCCTCTGCATTTTCTACCCAGCTCTcccggagggagagggaggcggagCAGCGGGAGTCCGATGAGGCGGAGAGCAGCCTCCCAGCGGTGAAGGCTCTCCCGTCCTCCGGCTATGTGGTCTCTGGACCTGTGATCACAGAGACCAACCACTCTGGCCGCCTGCTCTGCTGCCTCTGTCAGAAATGGGCAAATTACAAACACCTGGGAGATCTGTACGGGCCGTACTACCCTGCTGAGTATGCCACCAGGCTGCCCAAGAATCAACCGCAGGTGCGGCAGGGCCAAGCCACCGCCGCAGCCAACCGCACGGGGCCGAGCTCCGACAACAACTCAAACGTATCGAACAGTCTCCAAGACTCGGCACCACAAGACTGTCCGATCCCTAGACCTCCTGAAAGCGACTACGCCATCAGCCTGCTGCGACACgccacctccccccaccttgCGGTGAGCGGGTTCTCCCCAGCCGGCgcagatgagatgatgatgatgtatctgtctgggaagctgagcagcagctgcagctcgGGCGCCAGCAAGACCCCGTCGCTGTCCTGGGACATGCACCTGGACACTCGCCCCATCCCAGAGCTGAAGAGGGAGCCGGATCTTGAGGTTGAGCTGCTGCCCAATCCCCAGCCGCCGCCCCCGGAGGAAGCTCAGCAGCGACCCCAACACAGGAAGCTCACCTCCCACCCGCGCTTCAAGCGAAGGCACAAGTCCACCGAGGACTCCCCCAGGATGGTGCCGTCCAACAGCAAGGCTTCGCTGCCAttccagcccccgccccccgccctggACTCCCTGGGACCCCTGGCTCAACTGGCTCAGCTGCCCCAGATGCCCATGGACCCCGAGGAGCTGTGGTTCCACGAGGGCTGCATGGCCTGGACCAGCGGGGTCTACCTGGTCAACGGCAGACTGTATGGCCTGCAGGAGGCACTAGATGGTGCCAGAGAGACG AACTGCTCCTATTGCGAGGCGGTGGGCTCCACCCTGGGCTGCTACACCAAGGGCTGCACCCTGCGCTACCACTACCTGTGTGCCATGGAAGCAG attGCACGTTGAATGAAGATAACTTCTCCCTTCGTTGTCCGAAGCACAAGGTAAAGATTGAGAG TTCATACAGAGTGGTCGGCCAGCCAAGCCGATCTTCCTGGAACAGTCAGAGAGAGGTTGACACCAACGAAGAAGAAGAGACGCCGGGGTCTGGAGACT GGAAGGATGGAGAGCAGGAGGACGAGTACGAGGATGACgacgaggatgaggagcagcagcaggacgaGGAGAACTTCTGA